In Mustela erminea isolate mMusErm1 chromosome 7, mMusErm1.Pri, whole genome shotgun sequence, the genomic stretch tgtATCACAAATGTCGAGATAGTAATTACCCCCAGGAAAGGAGGCAAGGGAttgtgatttgggggaggggcagatggagagctTCTGGGGAACTGGTAATGGTCGTGGTAATATTTTCTCACTGAGTGTTtttaacagattttctttttagtgattCTTTAAattgtacatatgtattttatgcatttgCTGCATACATCCtcttaatcaaaatatttttaaattgttatcatGTGACTTGATGAATGAGCAGAGGAGTAAAGAGTGAGGGGGCAAATGGATCAAAATGTTAATTGTATTATCTACCCAGTGCCAAGCGCAGGTGCTTGCTGACTGGTAAGAGGCTGGTATGGCTGCTGCAGAGTCCGGGAGGGACATGCAGTGAGGACAGACACACAGGCTACAGGGGACCTATATACTAGATTAAGGAGCTTGGACCTCTTCTGGCTGGCAATGAACAGCAAGAATCAGGCATTTATTCTTCACTTCATGTGCTGGGGCTGGTGGAGGAAAACGCCCCCTTTCACCAGAGCCTCAAAGGAAGAGGGAGTCCCTCCTGGTCAAGAGCAAGAGCcttgggggaaggaggcagccaGCAGGCTTGCCCAGTTCCCTGAGGAGCTCATGAAGGGAAAGCTGCTATGCTGAGCGTCTCTGGCCGTTCAGCTCTGAGCTCCTCCTGGCCCACTGGGATAGCTGTGACTGTCCTTATTTTGCAGACACAGCCAGTAGGTCATAGAGCAGGATTTGAATTCATCTGAAGTCGTTTGAGGCAGCCCATGTTTTTAATGACTTGCTCCAGTGTCTCTGCAAGACATCATTCTGGGGGCGAAGGAGAGAGGTGGTTAAGTCAGCAGTAAATAAGGATGGCAGAGCCATGGGAGGAGACAAGATCCCTAGGAGAAGAATACCAGAACTCCCCTGAGACTACCAACAGAAAGAGGGCATCCTGGAAGGATGGTTGGGTCGGATGGGAGGAGGCCACCCTGATGTACACTGAGGAGATTAAGTAGACTTTACTaggattattgatttttttgacagaaagggacacagctagagagggaacacaagcagggggagtaggagagggagaagcaggcttctcgaggaggagggagcctgatgtggggcttgatcccaggaccctgggattatgacctgagctgaaggcagactaaatgactgagccatcctggtgcccaaTTAAGtagacttttttaaagaataatggcTTTGAAGAGAAGTGAAAAGGAGGAGGGTagatgggggcgggggcaggataGACAATGGATCCTCTGGTTACTACCCAGTGGAACATTTGCCAAAATACCTACAAAAAGTCTGGTGCTAGTTCTCGTTACTTTGATCCATAACAAATTGGAAGTAGGACTATTTGATTTGGGATAGAAAATCTAGAACAGaatatatatctctctctttttttttaagattttatttatttatttttcagaggtagagcgagagcaagcacaggcagacagagtggaaggcagagtcagagggagaagcagactccccgtggagcaaggagcccgatgtgggactcgatcccaggacgctgagatcatgacctgagccgaaggcagctgcttaaccaactgagccacccaggcgtcccagaatatATCTCTTTATGGGCAGATAAGGGAATGCTATAagcaaaaatgtaaatgattttgaATTATGTTGATATCTATAAAATTACTATCAGAAATAGCCCAAATTTCCACCAGTAagagaatgttttaaaactgtGGTGCATTCATACACTTCTCTGCCTCGTCCATCCCAGGCACTTCGTCTCTGGGTGTCTGCTCTCTTTTACTTTAGTTGATATGTAAACATTTGATTTTGCTTTCAGATGAACTGACGACAATGCGTTCCTGTCTGAGTAAAGCGTAAAGACGGTCATTGTCCTTACAGAGGAAGGGAATCGGCTTTGGCATCAGATTGACTCCGTGCTGATCTTACCTTCACCGTTTACTCCTCTATAAAATGATACCAATCTCTACCTTGGTCTGTTACCAAATATAATGCCCGCTCCATGCCACACACCGTTCTgagtctttgcagatgttaaCTTAATCCACCCATCCAACACCCCTATGAGCTAGCTACTCTGGTTTGCTCGTTTTTCtaataaactgaggcacagacagatTGAGTGACTTGGCACGTCACAGAGCTGGTGACGAGAGGAATGTGTTGATTCGGGATTTGAACGCCCACCGCCTTCTGGCTGCAGAACCCGTGCCATCCAACAGGAAACCAGCCCATTCCCGGAGCTGGCAAGCGGTGAGGACTCTGCGCACGGCGGCTGCAGGACGTGCGGCGTGCAAGTGGAATCGGCTTTTCCGGGAGGGAGGCTGGACTTCTGAGCGCGGGCGTGAGGCGGTGAGGACCCCGCCCGGGAATCCTGCGGCGGTCCGAAGCGGAGTCCAGCTCCGCGCGTCCGCCGCCGCAGGGGGGCGCTGCAGCCCTCGCCAGCCGCCCGCGCGCTCCAGGCGGTCCCCGCGGCAGGGCGCGCCGCTGCAAGATGTCCGTGCGCCGCGGCCAGCGGCCCGCGCGGCCCGCCACCCGCCTCTCCTGGCTGCTGTGCTGCAGCGCCCTGCTGTCCCCGGCCGCGGGCTATGTGATCGTGAGCTCCGTGTCCTGGGCCGTCACTAACGAGGTGGACGAGGAGCTGGACAGCGCCTCCACCGAGGAGGCGCTGCCCGCGCTGCTGGAGGACTCGGGCAGCATCTGGCAGCGCAGCTTCCCGGCCTCCGCACACAAGGAGGACGCGCACCTGCCGCCTCCGCCAGGCGCCGCCCGCGCCAGGCCGCCCCCAGCGCCGCCTGGGATGTTCTCCTACCGTCGCGAGAGCGGCCCGAGGCTGCGCCCAGGCATCGCCCGCTTCCTGGCCCACGGCAGCGCCTGGGGCTGCCTGGCCACCGTGTCCGCCCACGAGAAGGTAAGCCGCCCCGCCGGGAGCCGGCTGAAGGTGCGTGCCTCGCGGTGGCCTGGGGACGGGGAAACGCTAGAGACCGCCCCCGGGGCTCGGACCCAGGTCTCACAGACGTGCCCAGCGGGCTGGGTTGCACTGTGGACGGCGCATAAATAATGGAACCAGATTGTGCTTTGCTTAAcgtggcagagggggaggtgcTGACAGCCAGGCATCCTGCCAGGTGGATGGGGACTGAAGTGCAGTCTTGAGATGGTCAAAGAGAAGTACGCATAACCAGTGCCTGACCCGTCCAGACCTGgacaaaagaagccagacctgCCTTTGGCATCCCAGAGTAGGCGTGTGCGGCCTCCCAGCCCACGGCACCCAACAGACCCGAACTTCCTGGTCACCTACTGGAAAAAAGATGCCACGGGGTTTTGGTGGAAattgacattttgaaataatggAACTCAAGAATTTTCCTGGAAAGGAGGTTTAGGGTGCAAAGTGTATACATGCTGGAATGAGATGTTTTCTGCTGCAATTTTATCATTCAGTTCGCAAATGTTTTAGTCACCTGTTAGCCAGATTTCCACCTTAAGCCAAATGGCACGGATAAATATGGAGATGTACACACCCTCCAGAAAGCTTTCAGGGCTGGTAAGATCCATATAAGGGTTTTATTACAGGGAGGTAGTTTGAAATCCTATTTAatttaagcaaaaacaaattttGGGGGAATTGTAGGTCATTGGGCAGCAGGCAGGCTCTGAGCCAGGTGTGGGTATCAGTCTCACCCATCTGGAAACTGGCCAAGTCACTGGGTTGTCCACTTTGCTTTCTTCCTATGTGAAGTTAAGTGGTTAGGGCTATGTAGTTCTGAAGTTCCTGTTTtactctgaaaaaattaaataagtttatTCTGATTATGGCAGTGATCTTAACCACAGTCACAGTCTCCAAATGGTTTCTCACAGTTATATATTATGCTCCTAAGACACACCTTATGAAGATATGAAGCTTAAATATGAAGCTGATCTTGGTTTAAAACACAAATTGTGGGGTGactgagtggttcagttgttagCCGTCTTCCttcagctgggatcatgatcccagggtcctgggatcgagccccacatcgggctccctgctcagcaaggagtctgcttctccctctccctctgcccctccacctgcttgtgctctgttagATAATAATTCCTATGTACACATCATGTGTGCAAAGCATGACTCTAGGCAGTTGGACAAGCTGAAAAACAGAATCTGTGAATGAACTTATATTACCATTTTGGAAGACTCCTTAACATTGCGTCTTCTTCAAAGAGGAGAGCCATCCCTTATTCCAAGTCTACACACCCCTGCCATATAACACTGGAAAGACAAGGACAACCCTTGAGTTCTGAGCTCAGTGACAATAAGGAGCACTCTGTAAAGAGTAAATAAAGCTCAGGAAGATTGGGAGGCAGAAACCAGCAGGGTTTGGAAAAACCTAAGAAATATCTGAGAACATGACCTCCTTCACTGGATGATCATGAACAAAAGTGAGTGTAGCGTGTTTCTGTGACTTCTAGGGTGAGTTGCTGaatcatataatggaatattgatTACAATAAAAAGTGTAACTAATACATAAGAAAATGGTGTGGCTCTAAAAGAAATAGTTCCCCCCGGAGACCAGAGATCACATAAGATATTGAAGTTAAGACCTAAGTTCTATCCCCGAAGTTTTCAAAACCTTGGGAGAGTGGGGATCCCAGGGGCAGCTTGTGGGAAATATTCTAGCACCCTTCCATGAATTTCATCTCCCCTcccacaaataattttaaattgtgtaaAGTGAGCATTTTCCTATGTAGATGCAGCAGCTTCAAGGACAATCTCCTAGCTGTTCTTCCACACAGAATGCCCCTGTTCAGCTCCTCTGTAGAAATTCTGGAGCCCTCCCCGTGTGAACTGGGTCAGTTGGAAACTACTGTGCCTTCATTTACTACctgtcaaaaccacagtgatgcCATCCTCGTTGTTATATTTCCTGGCCAGAGACACACGTGAAGCTCCCAGCTCAGATCAATCCAAAACCTTGCATTGAAAAAGCCCTTTGCGCTGTTTGTTAGATCCCAGGACTGCCGTTTGGGAACTGCCTGCCCATCAGCGACGGCCCCTTGAACAACAGCACTGGGACTCCTTTCTTCTATGTGACACCCAAGGACCCTGCAGTGGCCGATCTGATGAAGAACCCCATGGCTTCCCTCCTGCTGCCAGAATCGGAAGGAGAGTTCTGCAGGTAGACAAAGGGGTTGGCCTTGCCTTCCGAGGTCCGCTGCATAAAGCAGGGAGGCTGTGGGGTGGGACCGCTTTGCATCACGTGACTTTAGCAGGGCCGtgtgatgccaagtgatgtgttCTCACCAACCTGAAGTGGCAAGAGTGGCTTTCCACTCTTCGGGATCAGATTGATTTCTGCCACTCACCAAGCTGTGTGGTTGCGAGCAAGTGGCTTCAAATTTGGGGGCATccgcttcctcctctgtgaaatgggaataataattccTGCCTCATAGGGTTACTGGGAGGGGTGAGGGTCTTGTACAATACC encodes the following:
- the CREG2 gene encoding protein CREG2; protein product: MSVRRGQRPARPATRLSWLLCCSALLSPAAGYVIVSSVSWAVTNEVDEELDSASTEEALPALLEDSGSIWQRSFPASAHKEDAHLPPPPGAARARPPPAPPGMFSYRRESGPRLRPGIARFLAHGSAWGCLATVSAHEKIPGLPFGNCLPISDGPLNNSTGTPFFYVTPKDPAVADLMKNPMASLLLPESEGEFCRKNIVDPEDPRCARLTLTGQMIAVSPEEVEFAKQAMFSRHPVMRKWPRQYEWFFMKMKVEHIWLQKWYGGVADISKEEYFKAAPRKA